Genomic segment of Nitrospirota bacterium:
TTATGAAGAGCTTTTAAGTGCAATTCATCAGTCCATTGGTGCAGGCAAGACACTAAGCACCCTGACAGATGACGAGGTTAATACCTTCTTTTTTAAGGGGCTTGGCGATTTACAGGCAGTAGCAGATGCACAGGTAATTCTCATGGAATGGGAAAAGAACATACTTGCATTGAGCAAAAGCGTGGCAGTCTTGCCTGCGAATAATATATGAGCATGAGTAGGGAAGGGTAAATGTCAATAGCACTTCCTAAAATAGCTGACTGTGCGATTGCATCAGGGCTTGAGAAGGTCTATACTGTTGTTAAGCCCACCTGCATAAGACTCAGTAGAAACGACATAATACCTTTAATGACCTCTGACACAACGCCTTCTCCTTATGTAATTTCGGCAAGCGAATATTTAGGTGACAACTATAGACCCTATATGGCTTTCGATAACAATAGCGATTCTATTTGGCATACTAAGGGAACATCAAGCCCATGGTGGATAAAGGTTGATTTAGGAGTTGATAATGGAAAAGTTGTAATTGGATATACGATTAAACAGCAAATAGATAACCCAACAAGAGCCCCTAAGATTTGGGAATTTCAAGGCTCAAACAATGACACTGATTGGATAGTTTTGGACGGACAAAATCAAATAAATTGGATAAATACAAAAAGAACTTATATTTTCGCTAACAGCACAAGCTATAGATATTATAGGCTCTACATTACAGCTAATAACGGAGACACTTACTTAACGATTAGTGAAATTGAATTTCTTCAATATCCAACTACCTCCCCTTCTATTGAATCCCTATGGGTGGCAATTCCCTACAACACACTCGGCACAAATCCATTAAGTCTTTTTGAAAACTCCTTTGGAGGAACAGGCTTACTTAAATACCAATATGCCTTAAATAACGGTGCATATAATGGCACATGGCTTACACTATCAGAGCTTAATACTGCCCTTTCAGGTGCAATTATAACAGACTATACGAATTCTCTGAGGCTCAAGGCACAGTTCATAAGTAATGGCTCAGAGCAGGCAGAGCTGATTATTGCAGGTGAGTTGATGGCAAGTGGCTATATCGCAAACTACTACCTTCCGCTTGAGCCTACTGACATCTCAACCGAGTATGAGGTGGTGGAGATATGAGAATCTTACCCACCCACCCACCCTTTTTAGGTAAAGGGGACAGAGCCCCCTTTGACCCTTCTTATTGTCATTCCGACTTGTTCCTTACTTGTCATTCTGGCTTGTCCCTCTGTCATGCCGACTTGTTCGGCATCTTTCTGAAGAAGGATTCCCGACAAGCGGGAATGACAGAGGGGGCAGGAATGACAGAGGGGATTGGGGACGAAGTCCACAAAATAATATCTCCTCTCCCCTTGTGGGAGAGGATTAAGGTGAGGGGGATTATATGGCACTTAAATCATTGACATTTACCAAAGGCGATAAGCGCATCTTACGCATTCAGGTAAAAGAAAACGGCACTCCTAAAAATATCACTGGCATGACTTTTAAATTCGGAGTGAAGGAAAACCTTGCAGATGCCTCTTATAAAATAGGTCCTGTAACAGGCGTAATAGACGATGTCTCACAGGGGCATGTCTCATTTACATTTAATGTTGGAACAAATGTTTTCTCAGGTGTCTATGAAGTGGCAATGTATGATGCAGCAGAAAACAGAACGACCTTAACCCCTGCCGGAGGATTATCCTTCAGGGCGATGGAGAATATAATTGATTAAAAAAAACAACAAAAGTCACCCTCCCTCAATCCCTCCCGTCAAGGGAGGGAAGACATTGAAAGAACTCTCTCTGCCAATGGAGAAGATATATATAATCCCCTCTCCCCTTGCGGGAGAGGGCGAGGGTGAGGGGGAATATAATTGATTAAAGAGGAATTAAGTTATGGACTTTGAACAAATAGAAGACAAGCTCATCGAGACCCTTAAGAGTATTCCTTATCTTAAGACAGTCGAGACCTATGCAGGTCAGCTTGAGGCTGAAATCGAAAGCCTTCCTATCAGGTTTCCTGCCTGCTATGTTGTCTATGGAGGCTCTAACTTCGATTGGCTCGATGGTCCAAATCATCAGGAGACAGTGGATTTCACCGTGCTTGTTGCAGGTAAAAACCTAAGAGGCAGTTCATCTCTAAGAAAAGATTCAGGTGGTGCATACGACCTTATAAACGATGTCACTGCCACCCTCACGAATAAGAATTTCGATTTAGACATAGAGAGGCTTAAGCCTATGAAGGTCGCATTGGTCTTTATATCAAAGACAGTGGCTGTTTATGGAATAGATTTTCAAACGAGTTTTGATGGGACATACGATTGGTAAAGGATTGTCATTCTGGCTTGTCCCTCTGTCATGCCGACTTGTTCGGCATCTTTCTTGGGAAGGATTCCCGACAAGCGGGAATGACGAAACTGTAAGGAGGATATATGAAGGTTAAGGCAAAGATAACGACAATCCATCCGAAGTATGGGCAGGTCAATGAGGGCGATGTAATTGACATCGAGGAGAGAGATTTCGGTGAGGAAATCTTTGAAAAAATGGGAATCCGTCCCGATTCATTCGGGATGAAGAAAAAAAAGGAGGAATAAAAAATGGGTGTATCAGGTCCAGAAATCAAGGCAGGAGTTAAGAAGGCATCCGCATGGGCAACACCGGTTGCCTGTGGAGCAAATAACGGAGTGCTTCTTACAGGAGATAATCTTAAAAAGGCAATTGAGTCTATCCTTGACGATTCATTAGGCATGCCTTTTTCAGAGCAGAGGGACATGGGTCAGGTTAAAGTGGAAGGCTCTCTCAATGCCTTTATGAGGTATGATGGCTTAGACACCTTGATTGCCCTCGCAATGGGCGCAACAGGCGGAGCACCTACACAGCAAGGGACAACGACTGCATATGCACAGAAGTTTACACTATCAGATATTCTCGATGGTCTTTTTGCAACGGTAGCCATAAACAAGAAGGTCAATGTCTTTGAGTATCCGTCTGTGAAGGTCTCAGGTTGGACATTGAGGGCAGAGATGGGCAAGCCTGTTGAGATTGACTTTGATGTCATCGCTGACAATGAGGACTTCAACTCCTCTATCAACAACCTTACGAGCTTTGCCAATGTAACATACTTTGAGAAGGAAAACCGCATTCTCATGTCTCAAGGTGTATTCAGGCTCAATGATAAATCAGGAGCCGCACTTGCAGATGGAGATAAGGTCTATCCATCAGGCTTTGAACTTTCATATAAAAGGAAGGTGACAGGTGCATATATCGTTGGTCAGAGTAACAGGATAGATGAGCCACAGACAGATGGACTTCCAGAGGTCAAGCTCAAGCTCACATTCCCAAGATATACTGCAACTACATACCTAAGTGCATTAGGCTCTGATACGAGAAAGAAAATGGATATAGTATTCACAGGCTCTTTGATTGAGGCAACATACTATAGGACATTTAAGCTTCAGTTTCCTCACCTTGCCCTTTTGAATGCCGAGGCAGTAACAGACAAAGGACAGGTCAAGCATCCGCTTGAGTTTGAATGTCTTGCCACTCCAACGGCACCAACGGGAATGACAGGCATACTCAAGCCATTTCAGGTGGATGTGATAAACAGGCAGAGTTCAAATGTTCTTTCATAAGGATGATAGAGGCCCCCTCACCCCTTTCTATGGAGGAGAACTTTTTGAGTTTCTATTCCTCGAGGGAAGGGCTGAGGGGAGGGGTATATCATGGCAGAGGTAAAAAAAGCTATATAAAGAAGTCCAAGACCATATGCCCAGTAGGAAGAAAATATGAGTTCAATTGACAACATAGATAACAACGCGGCGACTGTAAGTAAAATCCATTTAAATTCTTTGAAGAATTCCCTAAATAAATCTTTTGGCTCCATAGAAAGGAGTATATCATGGCAGAAGTGAACTTAGCAATAATAGCAAAAGAGAATATAACCAGCACGTTCAGTGCTATAGAAAAGAGCACACATAGTTTAGGCAAGGCATTTGATTACTTAAAAGAATCAAGCAGTGCTTTAAAATATGCAGAAGCCTCAGTGTTTGCTGATCCAAAGTTTTGGTTAAATCTTGCTTTTTATATAGGCACGGCAATAAAGGCTCTCTGGGAACTACGGAAGGAAAACCAGATTGAAAAAACAGCAAAGTCTATAGAGTCAGCTGTTTCACAAGTCAAAGATTTAAAGTCACCAGTAGAAGAACTGTCAGGTGCAATGAAAATACTCCTTGAATATCTTAAGCCTGTTAAGGAGCATTTTGAAAGCATTAATTCTCTTATATCCGAGATAAAGCGTTACGAAAATTTTATTTCCGATCAAAAGAGAGATTTAAAGAATGCTCTATTTACGCCAGACTTTTCAGAACTCGAAGGTATAATTGCCACCGCTAAAAAAGAACTGTCTTACCGAACTGGATATGAACCAACTGCATTTGACGGACTCGACACCCCTAAAGCAATAAAGGCAATTGAGGAGCTTCATGAAAAGATTAAAGAGCCGATTTCTTTAAACCTTGACCCTGAGAATTTCTTTCACAACCTTCAGTCTGCATGGGATACTTTCAGGAATGTGCGAGAACGAATTATAACACCAATAGCATTAAGCCTCGATACATACATAAAAGAAAAGATGTTCTCTTTGCCCTCTGAGACAAGACACACTGTAAGGGTTGATAGAGCAATAGCAGAGAAGGGCAGTAAAGGAAACATCAACTTTTCTCCAACCATAAACATCTACGGTACAGAAGGTAAAAGTGGAAGGACATTAGCAGAGGAGATAGAAAGCGTTCTTGCCCAAAGATGGAGGTCAGACCGCTCTGAATTGAAAAGGGCGATTTCATAAAAAACAAAGGAGGCATTGTGGAAATAAGTGGATTAAAAGATGACTATCATGTGTGGGTTTCATTCATGGATGCAGAGGTTTTTATGCGTTATGTCTCGATAGATGAATTAAGACAGATTCTAAAGAAGGCAACTAAAACCTCATGGGACAGAAA
This window contains:
- a CDS encoding discoidin domain-containing protein encodes the protein MSIALPKIADCAIASGLEKVYTVVKPTCIRLSRNDIIPLMTSDTTPSPYVISASEYLGDNYRPYMAFDNNSDSIWHTKGTSSPWWIKVDLGVDNGKVVIGYTIKQQIDNPTRAPKIWEFQGSNNDTDWIVLDGQNQINWINTKRTYIFANSTSYRYYRLYITANNGDTYLTISEIEFLQYPTTSPSIESLWVAIPYNTLGTNPLSLFENSFGGTGLLKYQYALNNGAYNGTWLTLSELNTALSGAIITDYTNSLRLKAQFISNGSEQAELIIAGELMASGYIANYYLPLEPTDISTEYEVVEI
- a CDS encoding BppU family phage baseplate upper protein: MALKSLTFTKGDKRILRIQVKENGTPKNITGMTFKFGVKENLADASYKIGPVTGVIDDVSQGHVSFTFNVGTNVFSGVYEVAMYDAAENRTTLTPAGGLSFRAMENIID
- a CDS encoding DUF1834 family protein, which codes for MDFEQIEDKLIETLKSIPYLKTVETYAGQLEAEIESLPIRFPACYVVYGGSNFDWLDGPNHQETVDFTVLVAGKNLRGSSSLRKDSGGAYDLINDVTATLTNKNFDLDIERLKPMKVALVFISKTVAVYGIDFQTSFDGTYDW